The sequence CCTATAGAACTCATTCCCATCTTCCTATAGGACTTGTCCTCTCTCCCTATAGGACTCATCCTCCTCCCCATAGGCCCCGTCCCCCAGGACTCGGCCAGGCCCCCCGGGCCGGACCCCCGTCCTCGCCGCGCCCTGCCGGGAGGGGCCGCATTACCCAGAGCCGACTTGGCGGCGGCAGAGGCGACGCGGGGGTCGACGACGGAGGCCAGGAAGGCGACGGTGCTCATGACGGGGTTGCCGGACTGGCTGAAGGGGATGGGCTGGTAGGCCAGCGGCCCCAGGGACGCCTCCGAGTCCTCCAGGTAGGGGTCCTCGATGGGCAGCCGCAGGAAGTGCAGGATGCACTCGTCCTGCGTCCGGCTGCCCACGTGCTCCGACACCTTGTTCCAGTCGTCCTTGTACATCTCCAGGGCCTGCGGGATGGAGCGGGGGGCATCAGCAGGGCCCGGCGGCCCCgttcccccccctccctgtgGACCCCCGctcacctccagcagcagcagcgtctcCTGCTCCGTCCACTCCCGCGTGGCACTGGCGGCAGCTTTGCTCTGTGCGGGGGGAGAGACGGGTGAgtggcggcgggcagggggacggggacggggaccgggggTGCCCACCTTGGAGGGGACGTTCTTCTTGGTGTACATGTCGGTGCGGAGGCCGAAGTTCTGCATGTCGGCCGGCTTCTCCTTGCTCTTGTCAGGGAAGTTCAGCATCTGCTGCGAGGCCGAGGTCTGCtgccaggggaggagaggggacgcTGGGGACACGGCCGTGGGGGACAGGCCGCGAGGacgccggcccccccccccccccccatcccagagAAGCCTTCGTGCCCCATCACGTCACGGTGTCCCCCCCGCGTccctgctccccggggccgggcggcatGCGGGGCgcgagggggaggagggaaggagcctTCCTCGGCCAGCGGCGGGGGGATGGACCCCAAGGAGCCGCCTACCAGCTCCGGCTTCCCCTTCACCGTCTCGGTGACGAGGTCTTCGATCTCTTTGCTCTTGCGGCCCGTCTTGGCGTCGCCGTCGCTCTGCCGGCCCTGAGGCACGGATCGAAGCTGTGcgatccccccacccccccgccccaccccgcgcccggcccccgcggggaccgggggaaggcagaggggggACGCAGCTGGGCGAGGAGCGGCCACCCCCGTGCACCCACCTGGGGCGTCTTGGGCTGCAGCGGCACCAGCCCCGAGGGCGTATCGGCCAGGACGTGGAAGTGGGAGGTTGGCGGGGGGCCCATGGGGGTGGGCCGGCTCTCGGCGTCCACCTGGTAGTTGATGAGGCCCCACTGCTCCAGGAAGGCGTGGACCCTGCGGAGAGCCGGGGCTCAGACCCTGCCGGTCCCTCTGCCAGCGCGCCAAAccgaccccccccggccccgctggcgcCGGACCCACCGCATGATGGCACAGACGTCCCCGGCCAGGTTGCGGCGGCACGCCGTGGAGGTCAGGTACTCCTGTGGGTTCAGCCGGTACGTGTCGATCATGAAGTTGCGGTAAGCCAAGTATCTGGGGGAGAGTGGTGAGGCGTCAGTGCCGGCCACGGCCCCACCGGCACCGGGAGGGATGGGAAGTGCGTGGGGGGGAAGTTTGGCCTCACATTTCGGGGGTCTTGGATTTATTCTTGCCATTGAAGAACTCGGGCAGGGCTCGGCGCTCGATGGCATGGACGCTGCAAGACGAGACGCTCGGGGAGGGCCTGGCACGGCAGCCCCGCACCGTCTGGCTGGCGCCCCGGGGCACCGTCCTCATCCTCGGCTGTGCCGTACCTGTTGTAGTCGAACCAGGCGGCGTAGCTGGGGATGATGATGTGGTGGGTCTGCTCCGTCACGTTGTCCTCGTGCAGGTCAGGGTTCTTGGCTTGCTCCCCCTTGCTCCCGGTGCCGTTCTCCTCCTCGTCCTGCCAGAGACCAGCACCACGTGGGCAAGGGGGTCTGcacccctcctcatcctcaccgaGAGCAGGATGAGGCCTACGGCCCAGGGcaaagctgcctgcagccccagtgGTGAGGGGAAGGGCAGAAAGGGGCCTTTTTGTACCCAAAAGAGGGACAAGGGAAGAGGGATAAAGAGGTGACCATCCAGCGATGGTGACCCCCACGCTGGGGTGGGAACATCTTCCCTGGAGGAGCGGTGGGCTGGTGAGGAGGGGTCGGCACTGGACGGGCCTGGGCCTCACCTTGCCGGCTGTCTCCATGCTCTCATCTTCCTGCTCATCTGgaagagaggggagcaggggcagtTTTGGGCACTGCCAGGTCTGTGGTGCTGGGGGACCTGCCGCAGCACCGGGCCCCGGCGGCTCGGACTCACCCAGGTCCGTCATGGTGCCCCCCTTGACGGGCGCAGACTCCGAGTCCTTCTTGGTGTTGACTGCAGCGGAGGGAAGCGGCACTGAGCACCCCAAGGACgggcccctgccccagcccacgcTCGTGAGGGGGGACCCCATGGGGTGGCTGCCGGCCCCCCACCCTGACCTGTCTTGGGCAGGGTGACCTCCTCCACGTTGGGGACAGGCGAGGGCTCGTCCATGTCCTTCGTCAggtcctcctgctcctcctcacgGTGCCCGCGCTTGGATTTGTTGTAGGGGGTGGAGGGTCTGCCAAGGGAGAGGCCCCCCCCGTGTCCCAGTCACCACCGCACCCCAGGGCCAGactccccacagcccctgccccggggctggatctgtccccccagcccaggctcACCCCTTCTTCGCGTTCTTCTTCTTGGCCTCTGGGGTGGGCGAGGGGGAGGGCGAGCGCTTTCGCTTCTTGTAGTTGCCCCCCTTCTTGTCCCGCCGGTCCGAGTCAGGGCTGTtcacctgggggggggacagggggctgcTGGGTCCAACCGAGCGGCACGGCCAAGCAGAGACCCCCATCATCCCCCCCCCGCAGCTTTGCGGCCCCGCTCTGACCTCGTCTGTCAGCGTCTTGGCCGAGATCTTCTTCCTGCGGGCGACAGGGCTCTTCTCGTCTGTCACCTCATAGTCCTCCTCATTCATCCACTCGTTGAAGGTGTCCGTGTCCAAGATCCACTTGGCGTGGACCTGCCGGGCAGGGGCGTGGGCGCGTCAGGCAGccagcgggcaggggagggggctgcagccaccaTCCCAGTCTGGGGGACCCCCGTTACCTTCCGGGGCTTCTCCGGTGTCGGGGCGTCCTCCACAGAGGCCTCAATCTCGTTGGCAGGGATCCAGGTGTCGTAGCTGCAGGCGCAGAGGACGGGGTGAGAGCGGCACCCACAGCAGTGTGGGTGCCCCGCGGGCACGGGGGGCTCCATCAGGCTTCAGCCACGTCCCCAGAGCCCCCGCCCGGGACCCCTCACCTGTCGGGGTAGTAGCCCCAGTGCAGCAGGACCTGCTTGTCGCGCTTCATGACCGGCCGGACCCACTCCTCTGCGGGAGACACGGAGTGGGGCCGGCGCTGAGCACGGACCCACCGTCCCACCGAGAGCCGCCCGTGACACCGAGCACGGCTCTGGCCCCCaaacacgccccccccccccccggtatttCACCATGAGCTCGGAGCAGGGGGCTCCCCCTTGCACCCACCTTCCTCCAGGTTCCCAGGGACAGGGCAGACGATGTGGGACGCGTTGCTCTTGTCCTCAGTCACTGTGCCCTGCGAGGAGAGCGGGGGAGTGGGTCCGGGGCTGAGTGCCGGGACAAGGCGTTGGATGGgccccccctgtgccccccaccccggcgcTGCCACCGACCTGGTGCCTCTTGACGATGTCTTTCAGCTTGCTCAGCAGCTTGGGCTCAATCTCCTGGTGCAGGAAGATGTTGGGCCGGGCCAGGCAGTTGTTCTgcggaaggaggagaggagagtggTGAgcgggtggggggacaggggggtcccggggggggggcgggggcggcaccTCTTACCTGCACCAGGGATTTCTCGATGGTCATGAACATCTCCACGTTGCGGTCCATCCGCGAGGGATTCTGGAAATCGAAACGCCGCCTTATTGGAAGAAAAGAGCGACTCTCATGAAAGCCACAGCTCAGGTCTCCTCATCAGCATCCAAagcctggggggggcgggggggtggggacacGCGCCTGAACCCCATCAGGGGTCtgcggtggggcgggggggaacgtGCCCTGGCACCTGCGTGTTGCGGAGGTGGGTGCCCTACAAACAGCCCACCCCCCGTGCAGACCCTGGCCGAGGCCACCCCAGGGTGTTCCCATGGaggggaccccccacccctggcCCCGTGACCCCCACCCCggtcccctcctgctcccaggacccccagccccgaCGGGTGCAGGCAGGCACTCACCATCCTTGGTCGCTCTTGAATTTATAGGCCGCTGCCAGGATGTGGCACAGAGCTCCCCCCGCCTTGAAATCCAAGAAGCATTTTATCTGTAACGGAGAGAAAGGGGTCGGGGCGGGCGGCTGCAAGGGGTGGGCTGCGTCCCTGGTGCGGCGGGGAGCTGGGCGGGGTGCCAGCCCCTCGTCAGGGTGCCACCCCTATGACTGGGTGCCATCCCCTCGTCAGGGTGCCATCCCCTCGTCGGGGTGCCACTCCTATGACCGGGTGCCATCCCCTTGCTGGGCTCTGTCCCTGAGTTGGGATGCAGTCCCTGGGGTGTTGGGGTACTGTCCCCAGTTGGGAACCTGTCCCTTGTGCTGGGACACTGTCCCCAGGTCCTGGGGTCCCCGAGGGGGTGTCCCCAGGTCTATAAGGTGTTGCCAATGGGCCCTTGGGGTGCTGTCCGTGGTCGGGGCCCTGTCCCAGTGTCGGGGTGCTGTCCCTGGTGGGACGCTGTCCCCTGGTCGTTGGGGCGCAGACCCTGCTTGGGGAGCAGTTCCCAGCAGGACAGTGCCCAAATGTCACCGGGCACTGTCCCCAGGACACTGGGGCACCGTCCCTGACCAGGGCGCGGAGCCGCGCTGGGGCACTGTCCCGGGTCACCGGGTGCTGTCCGTGGTCGGGCGCTGTCCCTAGGCTGGGGCGCTGTCCCTGGGTCACTGGCATGCTGAACTGGGTCACCGGGGCCTTGTCCCCAGGTCTTTGGGGTGCTGTCCCCGCTCGGGGCCTTGTCTCCGGTTCATTGGGGCGCTGTCCCTGCTCAGTCTTGTCCCCAGCTCACTGGGGCCTTGTCCGTGGGTCATTAAGGTGTTGTCCCCAGGTCTTTGGGACGCTGTCcctgctcagggccttgtccctGGGTCATCAGGGCCACGTCCCCAGCTCACTGGGGCCTTGTCCCCGGGTCACCGGGGTGCTGTCCCCGCGTCTTTGGGAGCTGTCCCTGCTCGGGGCCTTGTCCCCAGGTCTTTGGGGCCTTGTCCCCAGCTCACTGGGGCCTTGTCCCCGGGTCACCGGGGTGCTGTCCCCGCGTCTTTGGGCGCCGtccttgctcagggccttgtccccAGGTCTCTGGGGCCTTCTCCCTGGGCCTTTGGGGCGCTGTCCCTCTGGGGCCTTGTCCCCAGGTCCCCGGGTGTCGCCGGGCCGCGTCCCCCGCCGGGGCGCAGCCCATGGCCcaccgcgtccccgtccccgtccccgtccgtgccgccgccggctgcccgcgccccggTGCCCGCCTCGGCGGGGGCTCACCGGCAGCTTGGTGAGGGGCGCGTTGCTGACGTGCTTGCCGAAGACCTCCTCCTGGAACTGCAGCAGCTGCACCACCAGGCTCGACAGCGACTTGTTGGTGGGGGGCTCGGCCTGGATGTactgcgggggcggggggtcagcaccgccgccggggccggggccgggcccggggggggggggggcgggggcggcgatggcggcgccggggccgtgacaggccgggcccggcggggcgggggccagtgccggcgccccccgccccccgccgcggcctaCCTTCTTGTAGTTCTTGCCGAGCCAGAGGCGGACGTTGTCGAACTGGCTGACGGTGTCCGAGGCCTCGTAGTACTTGACGTTGGGGCCGCCGTCCTTCTTCCGCACCGCCATCTTCgagcgggccgggccgcctcccgccgcctcccgccgcgccgcgccgcgcccgctctaccgccccctgccggccccgccccgcgccgcgcccgctctaccgccccctgccggccccggggcgcgcCGCGTCCTCCCGCCCGCGCTGCGCCAGCGCTGCCCGCTCGGTaccggcgcggccgggccgcggcgccccctgccgggcCGGGCGCTCGGCgacgccccctcccccccccccccgtcccccgtccccaccccgcgGGGGAGCCGGCCCGGTCGggtggccccggggcggggccgtGGGCTGTGCCGGGaacggcggcgggaggggcggggagcCCCGGTGTTGAGCCCGGGCGCGgcgcaccgggccgggccgggccgagcggggcggggcggggcgggcggcggcggggcccgatCTAGGCGGAGCGCGGCGGAGGGTGGCGCGGGAGTCACGGTGGCCGAGTGGTTAAGGCGTTGGACTCGAAATCCAATGGGGTTTCCCCGCACAGGTTCGAATCCTGTCCGTGACGCCGACCCCGTTTTTGCGGGGACtcccgggccgccgcggggcggaTCACGCGTGGGGGGCTCCCACCCCCGGTACCCGCTCTTTTaacggcgggggcggcggggcgctgcgggagcggggcTTAGTCCTTTTGGGGGACCGCGCCGCGGGGGCGGCTGCAGAGCCGGGTacaggggacaccccccccccgcggccggaCTCCCCCCGCGGCCGGACTCCCCCCGCGACCCTCAGCCACCCCCGGGAGCCCCGTGGGCGGGCCCGTCCCGCCCGGGAGGGTCCCCGGCCCGAGGGAGCCGCAGCGGCTGCGCCCGGGAAAGGCCTTTATTGATCTCGGCGACACAAAGGGACGGGagggaccccgcagcccccccgggacgGGGAgggccccccacgcccccccccttTCCACGTGGGACCCAGCCCCTCTGTCGAACACCCCGGTCCTCCCGGGCAGGGCTCGGGGAGCGGGCGCAGACCCCCAAGGCGCCGAGACGCCAATAAAGCAACCAGAACGCTGTTTATTGATCACTTAAATCCCTGCCTCCCGCCGGCCCGGGCGAGCCGTGGCCGGATCCGAGCGGGACAGACACCGGCGGAGAAAGTActgtaaaaaacaacaaaacaaatgcaaataaattaagtTCCCAACAAGTAAACGTAATCAGGTTCTGAGGTGCCTGTCCACggtacttcaaaaataaaataaaaagggggggaataagaaaaggccaaaaaaagtacaaaaaaaagtacagaacCACAGTCACAAGTGCCTggaaaaggaacagcagagaaagcGGAGCCAAACACCGGCAAGCGCGGGGCAGGACGGCGTCTCGGGGCAAGGTGGGAGACGCCCGgggggctgtgggctggggggCGAGCGTGGGGATCCGGCCTCtcccggggaggagaggggctggggcatGCACGGGGAGAGGGGCCCGGGGGCCGCACGGCGCCGTGCCGGGGACAAGGCTGGTCCCCAacgccgagccccccccccccccctcctgcacGGTGGAAGGCCCGAGCCCTcggtgggtgccgggggctcGTCCGCGGCCGGTTTGGCTCCAGGCGGCTGCAGGGTTTTGGGCAGGGCCCCGGGGGCGATGCCGACAGCGCCCAGCTTGGGGACGCCCCCCGGCCAAGCCCCGTCCCGAGCCCACAGGAGGGGGGGAGCGGACCCCGCTGCTGCCGTGCTGCCCGGTCAGAGGTAAGGCTTGGAGAGGCGGCGGCGGAGAGATGCCGGAGAGCGGGGTGGAAAATCCAGAGGGGGAGAGAAAGCCCAGGGAGGATTCGGCCACCGGACAAGCGGGAGCTGCCAGGGGCCGCGGGGTCAGTCCACAGCAAGAGCTGAGCTGGGCCTTTGGGTTTGGGCTGGACCAGGAGCCGGGCTTTGGGAGAGGCACCAGCACCCAAAACGCGGGCTGGGTCTGGGGAGTCCGGCAGTACGCGTGGAGCGGCCGCTCCTTCTCTTCTTGAAAGACATCGAACGGGGAAGCTGATCTGCAAGGGGCGAACATGGAGGGGCTGCAGCGTGTGCTCACCGCTGGGCCAAGTGTTTGAGCAGTATTTACCAGAGGCATTTAATCATTTCAGCTAGGAAGCAAGAGGTTCGAGGGAACAGTGCCCTAAGAAAACCATGTCGGTGACTAGGGACCACCAGCAGTTTTGACCGGCTACCCCCGGTCTCCACCTCTgcaccttccccctcctctccctcgtCAGCACGAAGCGTTTCTCTTTGAAAGTCCTTAGATTTCCTCCACTCCGTGTGCAAATATCATCACCAGTCCCGGCTCTAGCACCATGTCCTCGCCCATGTGCTGGTTTTCGCAGGCCATCACCACCACGGCCTGCTTGCCGGGGATGCGCTTGGCCACATAGTTCTCGTAGTACCGCCGGTTCATCTGGCGGGTCTCCAGCGTGGCCAGGCCCTGCGGCCAGTTCCGCTCGTGGGCGTTCTCGATCAGCTCGTTGATGATGGACGTGGGGCAGCCGCTCTCCACCAGCGAGCGCTTGATGACGGCCTGCAGCACCGCGTCCGGCGTGGAGATCATTCCACCCCACCGCGTCACCCGGGCCGGCTGCAGGGAGTTCACCCACCTGGTGACAGACACGGGACAAGTGGTCAGCACCGTCCATTTTTGGTGGCTCCCACCAGAACCGAGGAGCTGGTCCGCTCCGCGCTCGGGAGCAAGGCTGGACGGGGAATGCCGAATGCCAAATCCATTTCCCCGCCCCTGTTTTCACCCCCAGACAGGACCCAGCTGCTGCGCTCAGCTCTGCTACTCCCTCcccagagggaggggaagaaaggacgAGACGAGAAGCTGCTTCCTCCGGCCTTTCTCACAAGGAGGAAGGAATCTGGCAGCTTCCTGCTCGTGGGCAGGATGCAGGTGGAAGAATAAAAATGGTCCCAACCCATTGTGCAAGCAGCTCACGTGCCGCTCCCCAGCACAAACACCCCGCAATGCCCCCTTGCTTTTGTGAAGCGTTTTCTTCCCAAACCGTGCCTTTGCCTCGGGAGGGACTTCACCCCCTCCCAAATGGGTCGGCGAAGCTGGCAGACTCCCAGCTCCGCTCGCACCCCGACGCAGggctccccagctcctcccccATCGGCACGAGAACCGGCACTTACTCCAGGATCTCGTTGTATTCGATGGTCTCCTCCAGGTTCTGCAGGTTGGGGTTGACGCTGCGGATGGCGCGCATGTAGGCCTTCAGCAACTGAATGTCCCGTTTCTACGACAGGCAGGACACAGCGGGGTTTGCAAAGAGTCGTCAGCACCGCGGCTACACGAGACCAGACCCCAGCGCAGCGGCAGGGAACACGTCCCCGCCCGTCGGCTCAGCCACCATCCCCGCGGCTGGGCAACAGAggcgcagagcagcagcagagccccggctgcGCTCagctcgggctgctccgcagccGCTTTCTTCGCCCACAAACCTTTTTTTGGCGTTTGGTGTCCAAGCAGGCGAGACCGACCCTTCCCATGAGAAAACCCACTGCGAGGCAGCCCCTCGCAGACACGGACCTACCTGCTCGGCCAGCTGATGCTTGTGCTCTGCTGAGGTCTTCTCCAGCTCAGCGATTCTCGTCTGCTGCTGTTGCACCACAGATCTCAAATGCTTGATGCAGTTGTGGTTTGGCAGCTCATCTTTGGGCATTTCCAAGCTGCGGAGCATTGCAAAAAAAAGGTGGAGGCCCCACATTAGGGAAAGTTACACACCAGAGCGCTTGGCATAAGCACATAAACAGTCTCCAGAACAAATCCAGTCTTGGAGGACTTGCCCAGCGGCCCGGGAAGCCCAGCACCGTAACCTCCGATTGGTGTAGGAAGGCCTGTTCCCTGCCGTGTCTCAGGGCCAAGACAAATGGTCTCGGCGAGAGCTACGGGAACAAACCACCACCAGGTCGGCAGGCGATGGGGATTCTCCTCCTCCAAAGCGACCAGGGTTCAGAACCAGGTCCCACTCTAGGCAGCCCACGGGCCTGATCCAGTCTCTGACAGTCTCCAAGCCAACAGTCAGTCACCATCTGGCTGGGTGCTTGCAACACGTGAGTGGGAAGGATATTGGCACCAAGAGCACAAGTGCCAAGGCCAGACCAGCCACCCACCGCTCCTGGCTCTCGGCAACACGTAGGAGGGAGCAGAACTCATGCTGGAACTTGTCCCAGGGGGCTGGAACGGCTCTGGGTGGATTCACAAAGGCTCCAGTACCCCGTTTCCAGCAGCCAACCAACACCCGAGCCCCAGCAATGAGCTGAAGAGCCAGGGGCTTTGAaccaagtttaaaaagaaatgggttTGACTAAAAACCCTCCCCAACCCTTTCTGCAGCACCATGGCCTTCAAAGCCCTGCTACCCCCGGAGCTCCGCACCCAGGGGGCAAAAGGGTGCCAGGCACCAAACCCCGGCTCCTTCCCCGAGCCTGTGGCCCCTGCTCTGCCCGCCCGCTGTGGCAGAGCCCCAAGGCCATCCTCACCCGCATCCCTGCTCGCAAGTCACCGGGCGCTTTGGATTGTGCTCGCAGTCATTGAGGTGAGACATCAGGTTGTCAAGTCGCACGACTGCCGTACAGCCGAAAACAGCGTTGTCGCAAGTGATCTGCAGCTTCGAGAGCATATTACGCATGATCCGCGGGACGGGGCGGAGGTGGGCAACCGTCACGACGCTGCGGTCCACGGGGCACGTCTGCTGCTGGGAGAACCACTGGGTGATGCAGGCATTGCAGAAGGCGTGCTCGCAGTGAGGAGCCTGCGGAGGGGCAGAGAACAGCCAGGCGTTACTCGGACCCGGCGGGGAAGCGTTTGCTGGCTCGCGCGTGGAGGACACCGTTGACCAGAGAAAGGCTCTCAGTCTTCGAGGGGTGCACAGCAGCTACGTGCTGCCTTGGGGGAGGAAAGCGAAGGGAAGAGGCATCTCCGTCACACAAGCAGGCACGATGCCCGCACAGGGGAACGAGACACCAAAAGCCAGACCTGTACAGACCAGAGCCACGCACAGCACCTTCCACTACAACGCAAGAGGCACCGCGGCAGAGCCGTCCCTCGTTCCCTTGGAAAAGCAGGTGCCCACCTTCATCCAcctctggttttaatttgtgtgCCCAGCCCCACCAAGGTACTCTCCTCCCCCCAGACGCGTGGTGTCTTGCAAGCAGATCGGCTCCTCCGGAGGAGGTAATGCTGCCTCCTGAAAGGGCTGAGGGGGCAAGACAGATCGGGATgctaaatttaaacatttttccaggGCAGATTAGAACATTACTTCACTGTATTTacacagctgggctctgctcttgCCTTCAAGCTGCAGTTGAAAGAGTATTAagactggggagggggagcaggacaCACGCCAGCTCCTCGGACAACACCAAGCTTTCTTCCACAGAGCAGAAGCTCAGAGTTACGGGAAGGTCAGACACATTCAGAGCTAAGTCTCATTTACAAGCTGTTCCCTCAGCGCACAGTGCCTTGCAGGCTGCCTTGTGCCAGCCGACAAAGGCAGACGACGATTGCAGGACGTACGCTGAATAAGGATTCACCCATTCAAGCTACAGGACCATCTTGGGAGTTTTAGCGCAGCCCCTACGGCACCGCAGCTCGAGCCAGCCGGCCCAGCACAGCATCTCTGAGCCAGCGGGCAGCTGAGCCCGCGTCGGACAAGGCAGCACGTGCCGGGCTGTGGCACGGGGACAACCACTCCCTCTCCCCACTCTCTGATGCTTCAGCTTTCCACTGTCCTCCACCAAGCTGGCCTCTCTGCTCCCCTTGCGGAGCTTTATCCTGTCAAGCCCATGCCCACCCCCACTGGAGTTTAGTGATGGGGGTACCCCAGTGTCACCAAGTGCAGACTGGAGATGCGACAGATAAATCACCCCAGCTTCACTGGCACAGCACACAGAGTCACTCCACACCCAGAACACCGGGATGGGCCCCGGGGAACGTCCATCCTCAGAGAGACTGAAATCCTGGGGCTGGAGACAGCCCTGAGCCCTCCCAGATATCACTGGAGGTGGCCCTGCTTCGAGCAGGCAGAGGGACCTCGCTGCAAGGGAGGAACAAGGAAGGAGTCCTCAGGAATTTGCTCCCTTCAAACCAAGGCTTGTCAGAGGGCAGGGCTTGTGCCTGGCTACAAACTCAGCCTGAGCGCAGCTCCAGTTACCCgggtgctggcaggagcaggagggctggTATCCAACAGACAGGCTGTTAAACACGCTTGAGAGAAGTCTGGGAACAAGGGAGTTTGTGATACCACGTTCTCAAAAGGAGATTTAAATAAACCTGCAACTTTCCCTCTGGTTTATGTGATGGCCTGTGATCGTGttcacagactttttaaaatcaaagcttGTTTGACATAACAGACTAGCATAGCTGGAAGGTGCTAACAGACGATTTTAACTACAATAGATTGCAGTTCCACACACCCCCAGCCCACCGGCACAGGGT comes from Mycteria americana isolate JAX WOST 10 ecotype Jacksonville Zoo and Gardens chromosome 26, USCA_MyAme_1.0, whole genome shotgun sequence and encodes:
- the RNF41 gene encoding E3 ubiquitin-protein ligase NRDP1 isoform X2, translating into MRNMLSKLQITCDNAVFGCTAVVRLDNLMSHLNDCEHNPKRPVTCEQGCGLEMPKDELPNHNCIKHLRSVVQQQQTRIAELEKTSAEHKHQLAEQKRDIQLLKAYMRAIRSVNPNLQNLEETIEYNEILEWVNSLQPARVTRWGGMISTPDAVLQAVIKRSLVESGCPTSIINELIENAHERNWPQGLATLETRQMNRRYYENYVAKRIPGKQAVVVMACENQHMGEDMVLEPGLVMIFAHGVEEI
- the RNF41 gene encoding E3 ubiquitin-protein ligase NRDP1 isoform X1; its protein translation is MGYDVARFQGDVDEDLICPICSGVLEEPVQAPHCEHAFCNACITQWFSQQQTCPVDRSVVTVAHLRPVPRIMRNMLSKLQITCDNAVFGCTAVVRLDNLMSHLNDCEHNPKRPVTCEQGCGLEMPKDELPNHNCIKHLRSVVQQQQTRIAELEKTSAEHKHQLAEQKRDIQLLKAYMRAIRSVNPNLQNLEETIEYNEILEWVNSLQPARVTRWGGMISTPDAVLQAVIKRSLVESGCPTSIINELIENAHERNWPQGLATLETRQMNRRYYENYVAKRIPGKQAVVVMACENQHMGEDMVLEPGLVMIFAHGVEEI